TGAAAGACTGACAAGTCACCCCGTGAACCCTCAATGCCGACATCCGCGATAACTTGCAGATATCGCGGCCGGCATAACCTTTCAATTGTCTCTTATATTGTTTAACCTGCGACCCTCATATTTCCGGCTTTTCACTCATCACCAGCCAGTACAGATGGAGTTCCCTGACTATTCTCATCAGGTCATCAAACTGGACAGGTTTAACGAGATAGGAGTTTGCCCCGAGTTCATAGGCAAGGTTTATATCCGGAGCCTCATTCGATGAAGTAAGCACCACAACGATGATCCTCTTCATTCCCTGTTCTTCACTGAGCCACTGAAGGAACTCAAGGCCAGACATCCTGGGCATCTTGAGGTCAAGTATTATGAGTATCGGAAGGGGATATTCTCCGCGGTCGGCAAACCTTCCCTCGCCCCTGAGGTAGGAAACCG
The DNA window shown above is from bacterium BMS3Abin08 and carries:
- the rcp1 gene encoding response regulator rcp1 → MKVKEIKGVEDYTVLLVEDDPNDVILIRRAFEKARILNPFKVVHNGEEAVSYLRGEGRFADRGEYPLPILIILDLKMPRMSGLEFLQWLSEEQGMKRIIVVVLTSSNEAPDINLAYELGANSYLVKPVQFDDLMRIVRELHLYWLVMSEKPEI